The following coding sequences are from one Leptolyngbya sp. NIES-3755 window:
- a CDS encoding hypothetical protein (similar to AA sequence:cyanobase_aa:Ava_4973): MKQVRKNPQDIKHSALLEVLEVTSNRLWEPELLELAALHLYCQMKSKFLTGFAVAAATITGAVIHAPSASAFNWSSSWSQPTIYGKEQVGFNDAPYQQYVQSERVAIPNSGQFLLDPTKLKLKFDHKVSVSFINEGAGFRNQLAFSSTGTTNTSGLIFNDISCTGTGCVGDWGGSALKLGDTVKLGNIKGGSQLDFGLKSDGFNGGTNIFGTQTGNNPDKLQHVVAYAIGTRHILLGFEDLFGELGASGGQNQNSDRDFNDAVFVVDVGEDNLKVLKGEKVPEPSIVLSLIGLGATGLVARRRQGNTAE; encoded by the coding sequence GTGAAACAAGTCCGCAAAAACCCCCAGGATATTAAGCATTCCGCCTTGTTAGAAGTATTAGAAGTTACAAGCAACCGATTGTGGGAGCCTGAACTTCTAGAGTTAGCTGCACTTCATCTTTACTGCCAAATGAAAAGCAAGTTTTTGACTGGTTTCGCTGTGGCTGCTGCCACCATCACTGGAGCCGTAATTCACGCTCCTTCTGCTTCTGCGTTCAACTGGAGTAGTTCTTGGTCACAGCCCACGATCTATGGCAAAGAGCAAGTTGGTTTCAATGATGCTCCTTATCAGCAATATGTTCAATCCGAGCGTGTCGCAATTCCAAACAGCGGACAATTCTTGCTTGACCCAACCAAATTGAAACTGAAATTCGATCACAAAGTATCTGTTTCTTTTATTAATGAAGGGGCTGGATTCCGTAACCAACTTGCGTTCAGTTCGACCGGAACCACAAACACTTCAGGACTGATTTTCAACGACATTTCTTGCACAGGTACGGGTTGCGTCGGCGATTGGGGCGGTAGCGCTCTCAAACTCGGTGACACCGTGAAACTGGGCAATATCAAGGGTGGATCTCAACTTGATTTCGGTCTTAAATCTGATGGTTTCAACGGTGGGACAAACATCTTTGGAACGCAAACCGGCAATAACCCCGACAAATTGCAGCACGTTGTAGCGTATGCGATCGGCACTCGTCACATCTTGCTGGGATTTGAAGATTTGTTTGGTGAATTGGGTGCATCTGGTGGACAGAACCAAAACTCCGATCGTGATTTCAATGATGCAGTCTTTGTCGTCGATGTCGGTGAAGATAACCTGAAAGTCCTTAAGGGTGAGAAAGTGCCTGAACCGTCGATCGTGCTTTCGTTGATTGGTCTGGGTGCTACGGGTTTGGTGGCGCGTCGTCGTCAAGGCAACACCGCTGAATAG